Proteins encoded together in one Pseudoxanthobacter soli DSM 19599 window:
- a CDS encoding transcription termination/antitermination NusG family protein — protein sequence MVKVVQVVQAVETADVFGLHHLGAAASDVVQITGGGAMTDATASGLGPDLTWVAVHTEARREWLAAEQLRGAGYAVFLPHFAGVVSHGRRKIGVLRPLFGRYLFAGLRAGQAVGPISRMMGVSAVVYSGEAPLTVPGYVVGGLMMRCDSKGRMDVADPAVVRALARVRGAQRVKAEEGGLAVISRGPLRDLLVEIAEVDGSAAVTVWLRDAGTANQVRLSASAVLPILPAPRGPAPMALGMRRIAG from the coding sequence GTGGTGAAGGTGGTGCAGGTGGTGCAAGCGGTTGAAACGGCGGATGTTTTCGGGCTGCACCACCTCGGTGCGGCGGCTTCGGACGTGGTGCAGATTACCGGAGGTGGTGCGATGACGGATGCGACGGCGAGCGGGCTCGGCCCCGATCTGACGTGGGTGGCGGTGCACACCGAGGCGCGGCGCGAGTGGCTGGCCGCCGAGCAGCTGCGCGGCGCCGGTTACGCGGTTTTCCTGCCGCACTTCGCGGGGGTCGTCAGCCACGGGCGCCGCAAGATCGGCGTGCTGCGGCCACTGTTCGGCCGGTACCTTTTTGCCGGGCTGCGGGCCGGGCAGGCGGTTGGGCCGATCTCGCGGATGATGGGCGTTTCCGCCGTGGTCTATTCCGGCGAGGCGCCGTTGACGGTGCCGGGCTATGTCGTCGGCGGCCTGATGATGCGCTGCGACAGCAAGGGCCGGATGGATGTCGCGGACCCCGCGGTCGTGCGGGCTCTCGCACGGGTGCGGGGTGCGCAGCGGGTCAAGGCGGAAGAAGGTGGCCTTGCCGTCATCAGCCGCGGGCCGCTGCGCGATCTGCTGGTGGAGATCGCCGAGGTTGACGGCAGTGCCGCGGTGACGGTATGGCTGCGTGATGCGGGGACAGCGAATCAAGTTCGGCTGTCGGCTTCGGCGGTGCTGCCGATCCTTCCCGCGCCGCGCGGACCGGCGCCGATGGCGTTAGGAATGAGGCGCATCGCCGGGTGA
- a CDS encoding primase-helicase family protein: MSAQDDAGDNGEGASPQGDDAPQGAPPKKPKRGGGKAKPIADAIAGAPVVAEPGGVPFDIDAWNREYAVIVFGGATRILWEHPEQRDPVFMSADSFFLKNLPKVTYKPLPDGGLSAVQTARMWIRHRQRREYDGLTFHPLAPGEAPPDTRLFNYWTGWAVAPDPTKSCAPFLDHLLENWCGGSMELFDFIVGWMAHMVQRPRERITTAIAVRGHQGAGKSIVGEILGELMPRHFFQTYSARYLLSNFNAHFRGCLLAQADESVWAGDKASEGTLKGLVRAENHMVELKGVDAVPVPNYMRLMLTTNNDWVVPAGKEERAFAVFDVGDRRIRDSNYFSALRSHMREGGGLAGLLAYLMAVDLSRIDLRDVPETRALYEQKVHSLDPIDSFWLERLREGAQLPGDGHWRPWVPTHRLISAYYAAADRVGIRRKSDETSFGIKLRRIVPDLRRTQGYDTDDISPAARRLWGYAFPSLEDARAAYAAAMRSTIDWEGEDL, translated from the coding sequence ATGAGTGCGCAGGACGATGCTGGCGACAACGGCGAGGGCGCCTCGCCGCAGGGGGACGACGCCCCGCAGGGCGCGCCGCCGAAGAAGCCGAAACGGGGCGGCGGCAAGGCCAAGCCGATCGCCGATGCCATCGCCGGCGCGCCGGTGGTGGCGGAGCCGGGCGGCGTGCCGTTCGACATCGATGCCTGGAACCGGGAATATGCCGTCATCGTGTTCGGGGGGGCCACGCGCATCCTGTGGGAACACCCGGAGCAACGCGATCCGGTGTTCATGTCGGCGGATTCGTTTTTTCTCAAGAACCTGCCGAAGGTTACCTACAAGCCCCTGCCGGACGGCGGGCTTTCGGCGGTGCAGACGGCGCGGATGTGGATCCGCCATCGCCAGCGCCGGGAATATGACGGCCTGACCTTTCACCCGCTGGCGCCCGGCGAGGCGCCGCCGGACACGCGGCTGTTCAACTACTGGACCGGCTGGGCGGTCGCGCCTGATCCCACCAAATCGTGCGCACCGTTCCTCGACCACCTCCTCGAGAACTGGTGCGGTGGATCGATGGAACTGTTCGATTTCATCGTCGGCTGGATGGCGCACATGGTCCAACGCCCGCGCGAGCGCATCACGACCGCGATCGCGGTGCGCGGCCACCAGGGCGCCGGCAAGTCGATCGTGGGCGAAATCCTGGGCGAGCTGATGCCCCGGCATTTCTTCCAGACCTATTCGGCGCGCTATCTGCTTTCCAACTTCAATGCCCACTTCAGGGGCTGCCTGCTTGCGCAGGCGGATGAAAGCGTGTGGGCGGGCGACAAGGCGTCGGAAGGCACGCTGAAAGGTCTCGTCCGCGCCGAGAACCACATGGTCGAGTTGAAGGGCGTCGATGCCGTGCCGGTGCCGAACTACATGCGGCTGATGCTGACCACCAATAACGATTGGGTGGTGCCGGCGGGAAAGGAAGAACGCGCGTTCGCCGTGTTCGACGTCGGCGATCGGCGTATCCGCGATTCGAACTACTTCTCCGCCCTCCGCTCTCACATGCGCGAGGGCGGCGGCCTCGCCGGGTTGCTGGCGTACCTGATGGCGGTCGACCTCTCGCGGATCGACCTGCGCGACGTGCCGGAAACCCGCGCGCTCTATGAACAAAAGGTGCACTCGCTCGATCCGATCGATTCGTTTTGGCTCGAACGCCTGCGGGAGGGGGCTCAACTGCCCGGGGATGGGCATTGGCGCCCGTGGGTGCCGACGCACCGGCTGATCTCCGCCTATTACGCGGCGGCCGACCGCGTCGGCATCCGGCGAAAATCGGACGAGACGTCGTTCGGCATCAAGTTGCGCCGCATTGTGCCTGACCTTAGGCGCACACAGGGCTATGATACGGACGATATCAGTCCGGCCGCGCGCCGGCTGTGGGGTTACGCCTTCCCGTCCCTTGAGGACGCCCGCGCCGCCTATGCGGCGGCGATGCGCTCCACGATCGATTGGGAGGGAGAGGACCTTTGA
- a CDS encoding type II toxin-antitoxin system HicA family toxin — translation MSPKRPTETPKEVIRRLLADGWTERRGKGDHRNFVKPGHGVVTVDTGVREIPIGTLRNIYRVAGWPW, via the coding sequence ATGAGCCCGAAGCGCCCGACCGAAACCCCGAAAGAAGTCATCCGCCGCCTTCTGGCGGATGGCTGGACGGAACGGCGGGGCAAGGGCGACCACCGCAACTTCGTGAAGCCCGGCCACGGCGTGGTCACCGTCGACACCGGGGTCCGCGAGATACCGATCGGCACGCTGCGCAACATCTACCGCGTCGCGGGCTGGCCCTGGTAA
- a CDS encoding type II toxin-antitoxin system HicB family antitoxin: MATIIALIHGEAGAYGIGFPDFPGAVSGGATIDEALRRGRETLATHIEALGEAGQDLPRVRTVDEVRADPALAEDFADAVLVTAVTVDLPGKAVRLNISMDEHLVARIDEAARARGESRSRFLAEAARTRLAG, from the coding sequence ATGGCCACCATCATCGCCCTCATTCACGGCGAGGCCGGAGCCTACGGCATCGGCTTTCCGGATTTCCCCGGTGCCGTCAGCGGCGGCGCCACCATCGACGAGGCCTTGCGGCGCGGCCGCGAAACGCTGGCGACGCATATCGAGGCGCTTGGCGAGGCCGGCCAGGACCTGCCCCGCGTCCGCACGGTCGACGAGGTGCGGGCCGATCCGGCCCTTGCGGAGGATTTCGCCGACGCGGTTCTCGTCACGGCCGTCACGGTCGACCTGCCGGGCAAGGCCGTGCGCCTCAACATTTCGATGGATGAGCACCTGGTGGCGCGCATCGACGAGGCGGCGCGCGCACGGGGCGAAAGCCGCTCGCGCTTCCTCGCCGAGGCAGCGCGGACGCGTCTTGCGGGTTGA
- a CDS encoding DUF7146 domain-containing protein codes for MRVEASEIKGRLLDSLTTLLDRYFPGWKKGKSGRKAYLAPSKSDLGSFELHLAGPKKGGWVRYSSGESGDVIDLLSVALGRGARDRAAAFAEARDFLGLGNERDDSPDAAIRREQRRLAAARAAERREAEERADALARQAAADGAVGVWRGAAPAGTMVARYLAGRGIDMPVPPTVRELACCHHAETRTWHPAMCALVQDGVTRAPLGIHLTYLNETATGVVKAAVKPAKRMRGATFGGHVRLGPVPPDGVLVVAEGIETALSVTVASGLTCWAALSLGNLGAALPEGAHAVILAVDMDEAMRAYTVAEAGALRRVHPETLVAKAVAEHAARGLEVRVARPPKGMDFNAWLQRQLAEAEGV; via the coding sequence ATGCGGGTCGAGGCCTCAGAGATCAAGGGCCGGCTGCTCGACAGCCTGACGACGCTGCTCGACCGCTATTTTCCGGGTTGGAAAAAGGGCAAGAGCGGCCGCAAGGCCTATCTGGCGCCGTCGAAATCGGACCTGGGCTCTTTCGAGCTGCACCTTGCCGGCCCGAAGAAGGGCGGATGGGTGCGCTATTCCAGCGGGGAATCGGGCGACGTCATCGACCTGTTGTCGGTCGCTTTGGGTCGTGGCGCGCGCGACCGCGCGGCCGCGTTCGCCGAGGCGCGCGACTTCCTGGGCCTCGGCAACGAGCGCGACGACAGCCCCGATGCCGCCATCCGGCGCGAACAGCGCCGGCTGGCCGCGGCGCGGGCCGCCGAGCGGCGAGAGGCCGAAGAACGGGCTGATGCGCTCGCCCGGCAGGCGGCGGCGGACGGCGCCGTCGGCGTCTGGCGCGGCGCCGCGCCGGCCGGGACAATGGTCGCGCGCTATCTCGCCGGCCGGGGCATCGATATGCCGGTGCCGCCCACGGTGCGCGAGCTGGCGTGCTGCCACCACGCTGAAACCCGCACCTGGCATCCGGCAATGTGCGCCCTGGTGCAGGACGGCGTCACCCGGGCGCCACTTGGCATCCATCTCACGTACTTGAACGAGACCGCGACGGGCGTGGTCAAGGCGGCCGTCAAGCCGGCCAAGCGGATGCGCGGCGCGACCTTTGGCGGCCACGTCCGGCTCGGGCCGGTGCCGCCGGATGGCGTGCTGGTGGTGGCGGAGGGGATCGAAACGGCGCTGTCGGTGACGGTCGCGTCCGGCCTCACCTGCTGGGCGGCGCTGTCGCTCGGCAATCTCGGCGCGGCGCTGCCGGAGGGCGCCCATGCCGTCATCCTCGCGGTCGACATGGACGAGGCGATGCGCGCCTACACCGTCGCCGAGGCGGGCGCCTTGCGCCGCGTCCATCCCGAGACGCTGGTGGCGAAAGCCGTCGCTGAACATGCCGCCCGCGGCCTCGAGGTGCGCGTCGCCCGCCCGCCGAAGGGCATGGACTTCAACGCCTGGCTTCAGCGGCAACTTGCCGAGGCGGAGGGGGTATGA
- a CDS encoding GcrA family cell cycle regulator gives MIAAEKAGWADSWAAMTREQRVAAIRALLAEGETRVAIAAKLGAPTTNVVVGLIYRYLGDEKTVARSRREAAPVAEKVAAARAKKGAPPPKPAPRAKPPVERAPIESAPADPVLIVCEGPETAAAAALVTGAPAIAMPVAPATAKPLLDLEADECRYQLAGGLFCAAPVARELESWCACHRAVVYLSPAQRKAAKAAAKAAAAAFFGGARGRVSNTLVSPRQR, from the coding sequence ATGATCGCGGCGGAAAAGGCCGGCTGGGCGGACAGTTGGGCGGCGATGACGCGGGAACAGCGGGTCGCGGCGATCCGCGCGCTGCTCGCCGAGGGCGAGACGCGCGTCGCGATCGCGGCGAAGCTGGGCGCGCCGACGACCAATGTGGTGGTCGGGCTGATCTATCGCTATCTGGGCGACGAGAAGACGGTGGCGCGCAGCCGACGCGAGGCGGCGCCGGTCGCCGAAAAGGTGGCGGCGGCGCGGGCAAAGAAGGGCGCGCCGCCGCCGAAGCCCGCACCGCGCGCGAAACCGCCCGTCGAGCGCGCGCCCATCGAGAGCGCTCCGGCCGATCCCGTTCTGATCGTCTGCGAAGGGCCGGAGACGGCCGCCGCCGCCGCGCTCGTGACCGGTGCGCCTGCCATCGCGATGCCGGTGGCGCCGGCGACCGCAAAGCCGTTGCTGGATCTGGAAGCCGACGAATGCCGCTACCAGCTGGCCGGCGGCCTGTTCTGCGCGGCGCCGGTGGCGCGGGAGCTGGAAAGCTGGTGCGCGTGCCATCGCGCCGTCGTTTACCTGTCGCCCGCGCAGCGCAAGGCGGCCAAAGCGGCGGCGAAGGCAGCCGCCGCCGCGTTCTTCGGCGGCGCGCGCGGGCGCGTGAGCAACACCCTTGTCAGCCCCCGGCAACGCTGA
- a CDS encoding helix-turn-helix domain-containing protein — protein sequence MNALAEYLKRQRIKRREFAALIDVSPSYVTALCTGTCWPSRDVALRIRQATGGAVTPDAFLAPPDPVAMPDNSPAGAASAGGGLSAGMAP from the coding sequence ATGAACGCGCTCGCCGAGTACCTGAAGAGGCAACGGATCAAGCGCCGCGAGTTCGCGGCGCTGATCGATGTTTCGCCGTCCTATGTGACGGCGCTGTGCACCGGGACGTGCTGGCCATCGCGCGACGTTGCGTTGCGCATCCGGCAGGCCACGGGTGGCGCCGTGACGCCTGACGCCTTCCTCGCTCCTCCCGATCCGGTCGCGATGCCGGACAACTCTCCCGCCGGCGCGGCTTCCGCCGGCGGGGGCCTTTCCGCGGGGATGGCGCCATGA
- a CDS encoding helix-turn-helix domain-containing protein, with amino-acid sequence MPHDVSQTENSVKLKFQFGVMEHTRGAFHHAEMAEQKVRTRFKRTRPVYIREWRKFRGLTQQQLGDRLNHPASWVSQIETGKIFYTEDSLSAISEALSCTPADLLMRNPLDKSAPWSLADTIRDMPADKREHIMAIVEAMRKAG; translated from the coding sequence ATGCCTCATGATGTCAGCCAAACTGAAAATTCAGTCAAGCTGAAATTTCAGTTTGGCGTTATGGAACACACGCGCGGAGCGTTCCATCATGCTGAAATGGCAGAGCAAAAGGTCAGGACCCGGTTCAAACGGACACGCCCGGTCTACATCCGGGAGTGGCGCAAATTTCGCGGCCTGACACAGCAGCAACTCGGCGATCGCCTCAATCACCCGGCATCGTGGGTATCGCAGATCGAGACGGGCAAGATCTTCTACACAGAGGACTCGCTCTCCGCGATCTCCGAGGCCCTAAGCTGCACGCCCGCAGACCTGCTGATGCGCAATCCTCTGGATAAGAGCGCGCCGTGGTCCCTTGCCGATACAATTCGTGATATGCCCGCCGACAAGCGCGAGCATATCATGGCGATTGTCGAAGCCATGCGGAAGGCCGGGTGA
- a CDS encoding putative phage abortive infection protein, translating to MKTPWALTALCVLAAATILLWWLWGNGVLPTLIFNKTGDNAQEMGAWGDFFGPISALFSGLSFAGVIFTLFYQISSFRKQEYASHRDRFEATFFQMIELLNKSRNEITIGPPVYQSTFRGYEAISNIVRIIKESDYINSFSFYMEDEDSSKLLLSFEFRSDVFDAYHTIIGPYFRIMYNILRIIYSDDVLREPDKIFYANLFRASLNADELALTALNGLMPESADLSKYIRHFHLLKYYPTDTGLGQTMREKRIYPPEAFAAREDGSETPRAWYHFNFCCRCRRKGS from the coding sequence ATGAAAACTCCATGGGCTCTGACAGCACTATGTGTGCTCGCTGCGGCTACAATTCTCCTTTGGTGGCTTTGGGGAAATGGCGTTCTTCCTACTCTCATTTTCAACAAAACAGGAGATAACGCGCAGGAAATGGGCGCGTGGGGCGATTTTTTCGGCCCAATCAGCGCCCTTTTCAGCGGCCTAAGCTTCGCTGGCGTCATTTTTACGCTATTTTACCAGATATCTTCTTTTAGAAAGCAAGAATACGCGAGTCATCGCGATCGATTTGAAGCGACTTTCTTTCAAATGATAGAATTACTGAATAAATCCCGGAATGAGATCACCATCGGCCCGCCGGTTTACCAATCGACTTTCAGGGGATACGAGGCAATATCTAACATCGTTCGTATAATTAAAGAGAGCGATTATATAAATAGCTTTTCATTCTATATGGAGGACGAAGATAGCTCTAAGCTGTTGCTATCGTTCGAATTTCGCTCAGATGTATTTGATGCATACCACACGATAATTGGTCCGTATTTCAGAATTATGTATAACATCCTGAGAATTATTTACAGTGACGATGTTTTACGGGAGCCTGACAAGATATTTTACGCGAATCTTTTTCGGGCGTCTCTCAACGCGGATGAACTGGCATTAACTGCCCTCAATGGACTGATGCCCGAGTCCGCAGACCTCTCGAAGTACATCCGTCATTTTCATCTACTGAAATATTACCCAACGGATACCGGCTTGGGGCAGACGATGAGGGAGAAGCGGATTTACCCTCCGGAGGCCTTCGCTGCGCGAGAGGACGGCAGCGAAACTCCCCGTGCTTGGTACCACTTCAATTTTTGCTGCCGTTGCAGAAGGAAGGGCTCGTGA
- a CDS encoding thermonuclease family protein, whose amino-acid sequence MICLASPLRRVAPRASAALPGAHPPHRAARTLPGLALAALVLAAAAGAPGPAAAIDMLPLPRPLDYRVVDGDTIAVDGRRIRILDLDAPETAYARCEAEHAAGIKARDELARLLATHAWTVVPDGRDRYGRTLAVIEIETAEGPVSVAKPMVAAGVAAPWIGKTRDWCAILGGAR is encoded by the coding sequence ATGATCTGTCTCGCATCCCCCCTCCGCCGCGTCGCCCCCCGCGCGTCGGCCGCGCTGCCCGGTGCCCACCCCCCGCACCGGGCAGCGCGAACCCTTCCCGGCCTCGCGCTCGCCGCGCTGGTGCTTGCCGCCGCAGCCGGCGCGCCCGGCCCCGCCGCGGCGATCGACATGCTGCCGCTGCCGCGCCCGCTCGATTATCGCGTGGTCGATGGCGACACCATCGCCGTCGACGGCCGCCGCATCCGCATCCTCGACCTCGACGCGCCCGAAACGGCCTATGCGCGGTGCGAGGCCGAGCACGCCGCCGGCATCAAGGCGCGCGACGAGCTCGCCCGCCTGCTCGCCACCCACGCCTGGACGGTGGTGCCCGACGGCCGCGATCGCTACGGCCGCACCCTCGCCGTGATCGAGATCGAGACGGCCGAAGGGCCCGTGTCCGTGGCCAAGCCCATGGTCGCCGCCGGCGTCGCCGCGCCCTGGATCGGCAAGACGCGCGACTGGTGCGCCATCCTCGGAGGCGCGCGATGA
- a CDS encoding YfbR-like 5'-deoxynucleotidase, with product MKLEPHTITTASGRVVNLVDPSSDEIDWHDVAAHLARIPRFNGATDTDRPPYSVAQHSLFVAELSAWIAVHERGAAQVDPDDAYAYGLLHDSPEYAYGDWISPAKSALQEIARRLAGLDGMSLMQRTLRMLDDGLAHVIHAEAGLPWPPPLAVTTLVKRADLSALAIEQATLRRGPFTAGDLSADGFPERARPWPLEPMTEAEAYEALLYAFADIGIETDGVPR from the coding sequence ATGAAGCTGGAGCCGCACACCATCACCACGGCATCCGGCCGCGTCGTGAATCTGGTCGATCCCTCGAGCGATGAGATCGATTGGCACGATGTCGCCGCCCATCTCGCGCGGATACCCCGCTTCAACGGCGCCACCGACACCGACAGGCCGCCCTACAGCGTGGCCCAGCATTCGCTGTTCGTCGCCGAGCTTTCGGCATGGATCGCGGTGCACGAGCGCGGCGCGGCCCAAGTCGACCCCGACGACGCCTATGCCTACGGCCTGCTGCACGATTCGCCCGAGTACGCTTACGGCGACTGGATATCGCCGGCCAAGAGCGCGCTGCAGGAGATCGCCCGCCGGCTGGCCGGCCTCGACGGCATGTCGCTGATGCAGCGGACGCTGCGCATGCTCGACGACGGCCTCGCCCACGTCATCCACGCGGAAGCCGGGTTGCCGTGGCCGCCACCTCTCGCGGTCACCACGCTCGTCAAGCGGGCCGATCTCTCCGCGCTCGCGATCGAGCAGGCCACGCTGCGGCGCGGACCTTTCACCGCCGGCGATCTGTCCGCGGACGGTTTCCCGGAGCGGGCGCGGCCGTGGCCGCTTGAGCCGATGACCGAGGCCGAGGCTTACGAGGCGCTGCTCTATGCCTTTGCCGACATCGGAATCGAAACGGACGGGGTGCCGCGATGA
- a CDS encoding GapR family DNA-binding domain-containing protein: MIPNIGSTQALRDFIDDLEANDAERTRLKDLRKHIHERAEAMGFDAAALEGVVKLRAMDPVARARAVDRRALIEIYAASVGSLDGTPLGDAARQRLSRPQPQPKDRDRPGEPPHPFAGAAPPEPSEADADTQADADTQADAAPERPPATVADARDQGAAAATAGQSILVNPYIAGDPRRAAWDEGWCETSGSDGMEIPAAWRRAEKKKPPVDANEGEAADDEAGNEDRDSSDGDGEDDDNDEGDEP; this comes from the coding sequence ATGATCCCGAACATCGGCTCCACCCAGGCGCTGCGCGATTTCATCGACGATCTCGAGGCCAACGATGCCGAGCGCACGCGGCTGAAGGACCTCCGCAAGCACATCCATGAGCGGGCGGAGGCGATGGGTTTCGACGCCGCCGCGCTGGAGGGCGTCGTCAAGCTGCGGGCGATGGACCCCGTGGCCCGCGCCCGCGCCGTCGACCGCCGCGCGTTGATCGAGATCTACGCGGCGTCCGTCGGCTCGCTCGACGGCACGCCGCTCGGCGACGCCGCCCGCCAGCGGCTTTCGCGGCCGCAGCCGCAGCCGAAAGACCGCGACCGCCCCGGCGAGCCGCCACACCCCTTCGCCGGCGCCGCGCCGCCCGAGCCTTCCGAGGCCGACGCCGACACCCAAGCCGACGCCGACACCCAAGCCGATGCCGCGCCCGAGCGCCCGCCGGCGACCGTCGCCGACGCCCGCGACCAGGGCGCCGCTGCCGCGACGGCGGGACAATCGATCCTCGTCAATCCCTACATCGCCGGCGATCCCCGCCGCGCCGCCTGGGATGAAGGCTGGTGCGAAACCTCCGGCTCCGACGGGATGGAAATCCCCGCCGCCTGGAGACGGGCGGAAAAGAAGAAGCCCCCGGTCGACGCGAACGAGGGCGAAGCGGCCGACGACGAAGCCGGCAACGAGGACAGGGACAGCAGCGACGGCGACGGCGAAGACGACGACAACGACGAGGGAGATGAGCCGTGA
- a CDS encoding ATP-binding protein: MSRSVSHMEPVTIELADPVEKLRARMGQLAEVRAPGEAEEPILSPEVRAAVFSWLAELSAVDELKAAGLKPRSTALLSGPPGTGKTTLGHHLAARLGVPLVLVGAENLLRPYLGDAEQQMQKLFAAIQGVKAVVLLDEIEAIGRSRALGGHSGASEGRMSMLTVMLRKIEAFNGILIGATNQPGILDPALWRRFHLQLVVDLPGDDERFAIIRRYGLPFVFRDEDIDILVDVTDGASPALLRGLMEGLKRAIVLGPRMRWRTNDLPWIAERITAALAPPPEMQPHPPLWADPTTLDRLAAIHWPPTRAPKEDPS; this comes from the coding sequence GTGAGCCGATCCGTTTCCCACATGGAGCCCGTCACGATCGAACTCGCCGACCCCGTGGAAAAGCTGCGAGCCCGCATGGGGCAGCTCGCCGAAGTGCGCGCGCCCGGCGAAGCGGAAGAACCGATCCTCAGCCCGGAGGTTCGGGCCGCGGTCTTTTCGTGGCTCGCCGAGCTTTCGGCCGTCGACGAACTCAAGGCCGCAGGCCTGAAGCCGCGTTCGACGGCGTTGTTGTCCGGCCCGCCGGGTACCGGCAAGACGACGCTGGGGCACCACCTGGCCGCCCGCCTCGGCGTGCCGCTGGTGCTGGTTGGTGCCGAGAACCTGCTTCGGCCCTATCTCGGCGATGCCGAGCAGCAGATGCAGAAGCTTTTTGCCGCCATCCAGGGCGTCAAGGCCGTGGTGCTGCTCGACGAGATCGAAGCCATCGGCCGCTCGCGCGCGCTCGGCGGCCACAGCGGCGCATCCGAAGGCCGGATGTCGATGCTGACCGTGATGCTGCGCAAGATCGAAGCGTTCAACGGCATCCTGATCGGCGCCACCAACCAGCCCGGCATCCTCGACCCCGCGCTCTGGCGCCGGTTCCACCTGCAGCTCGTCGTCGACCTGCCGGGAGATGACGAGCGCTTTGCGATCATCAGGCGCTACGGCCTGCCGTTCGTGTTCCGCGACGAGGATATCGACATCCTGGTCGACGTCACCGACGGCGCCAGCCCCGCCCTGCTGCGCGGGCTGATGGAAGGCCTCAAGCGCGCGATCGTGCTCGGACCGCGCATGCGGTGGCGGACGAACGATCTGCCGTGGATCGCCGAGCGCATCACCGCCGCGCTCGCCCCGCCGCCCGAAATGCAGCCGCACCCGCCGCTTTGGGCCGACCCCACCACCCTCGACCGCCTCGCCGCGATCCACTGGCCGCCCACCCGCGCGCCGAAGGAGGACCCTTCATGA